In a single window of the Desulfovibrio mangrovi genome:
- a CDS encoding N-acetylneuraminate synthase family protein — protein sequence MKTAHHIRLRSGRIIGDGHPCFIVAEVGNNHQGDISLARQMVEEAARAGADAIKFQKRDNAALLTAEGLNAPYTGPNSFGPTYGEHRDALELSIKEMAELKAFSESLGLVFFASAWDMNSLEAMNSLNPELIKICSADLVNTPYLRRCGEMGQPIIISTGMSDYWQIDKAVAELRRYHNDIVILHCNSSYPCPEEQICLPVMHDIRARYGLPTGYSGHERGLAPTLAAVALGAVMVERHFTLDKTMRGTDHQVSLEPAELAMLVRMTREIESSLKGVEKKIYPGEAAAALKLRKSIVAARDIAAGTVITAADLMVKSPGSGLSPDNWDDVIGNTLTRDARCDEQILPEMLAIPVNGAA from the coding sequence ATGAAAACCGCACACCACATCCGGCTTCGTTCCGGGCGGATCATAGGGGATGGCCACCCCTGCTTCATCGTTGCCGAAGTAGGCAACAATCATCAGGGCGACATCTCCCTTGCCCGCCAGATGGTGGAAGAGGCCGCCCGCGCAGGTGCGGACGCCATCAAATTTCAGAAGCGCGACAACGCCGCCCTGCTTACCGCAGAAGGGCTCAACGCCCCCTATACCGGCCCCAACAGCTTCGGCCCCACCTACGGCGAACACCGCGACGCGCTTGAACTTTCCATAAAAGAAATGGCGGAACTCAAGGCCTTTTCGGAATCACTCGGGCTGGTCTTCTTCGCCTCCGCATGGGACATGAACAGCCTTGAGGCCATGAACAGCCTCAATCCCGAGTTGATCAAGATCTGCTCCGCAGACCTTGTCAACACTCCCTATCTGCGCCGTTGCGGCGAAATGGGGCAGCCCATCATCATTTCCACGGGCATGAGCGATTACTGGCAGATCGACAAGGCAGTGGCTGAACTGCGCCGCTATCACAACGACATTGTCATTCTGCATTGCAATTCATCCTACCCCTGCCCCGAAGAGCAGATCTGCCTGCCTGTCATGCATGACATCCGCGCACGGTACGGCCTGCCCACGGGCTACTCCGGCCATGAGCGCGGCCTTGCCCCCACGCTGGCAGCCGTGGCGCTGGGCGCAGTGATGGTGGAACGACACTTCACGCTGGACAAGACCATGCGCGGCACGGACCATCAGGTCTCCCTGGAACCTGCGGAACTGGCCATGCTCGTCCGCATGACCCGCGAGATTGAAAGCTCCCTCAAGGGAGTGGAAAAGAAGATATACCCCGGCGAAGCCGCTGCCGCACTCAAGCTGCGCAAATCCATCGTTGCCGCCCGGGACATTGCTGCAGGCACGGTCATCACCGCCGCAGATCTCATGGTCAAGAGTCCCGGCAGCGGTCTTTCTCCCGACAACTGGGACGACGTCATCGGCAATACCCTGACCCGGGACGCCAGGTGCGACGAGCAGATCCTGCCGGAGATGCTGGCCATTCCCGTCAACGGCGCCGCCTAG
- a CDS encoding radical SAM protein: MNTVPNRAMVNVTGRCNSRCSYCRAWREDRTAAEPALAELLHFVEQAAELGCAAVGFSGGEPLLRDDLEDIIRRVKALGMYPALITNGVLLTETRLRSLADAGLGSLSVSLDTLDADLYQVIRGIPLSRSMQHLVAAAALKLMPMGISVTVSARNVHSLDSLVAFANRHGLLVSFQLYADDVHLANADDSLLPDWQTLEAAAERLIAMKEQGAPVTNSPEYLRSMAAFVRDGGWLGLEKCIGPQREICVDESLNLVTCWGMDRTIGSLREADLTTLWRSAAFDSARRELAGCRRCMLSCHFENSLRLLSLEAQAAGEGA, from the coding sequence ATGAACACAGTACCGAACAGGGCCATGGTGAACGTGACGGGGCGGTGCAATTCGCGCTGTTCCTATTGTCGTGCGTGGCGCGAGGATAGAACTGCAGCGGAGCCCGCGTTGGCGGAATTGCTGCACTTTGTTGAGCAGGCTGCGGAGCTGGGTTGCGCCGCTGTCGGTTTTTCCGGCGGTGAACCGCTGCTGCGCGACGATCTTGAAGACATCATCCGGCGTGTAAAGGCGTTGGGCATGTATCCGGCGCTGATCACCAACGGCGTGCTGCTGACGGAAACCCGCCTGCGCAGTCTTGCAGACGCAGGACTGGGGAGCCTGAGCGTGTCGCTGGATACGCTGGATGCCGACCTGTATCAGGTCATTCGCGGCATTCCGCTGTCGCGTTCCATGCAGCATCTTGTGGCTGCGGCGGCCCTGAAGCTGATGCCCATGGGCATTTCCGTCACCGTGTCCGCCCGCAACGTGCATTCGCTGGATTCTCTTGTGGCGTTCGCCAACAGACATGGTCTGCTTGTATCCTTCCAGCTCTACGCGGACGATGTGCATCTGGCCAACGCGGACGATTCCCTGCTGCCGGACTGGCAGACGCTGGAAGCGGCCGCCGAACGGCTGATAGCGATGAAGGAGCAAGGGGCACCCGTTACCAATTCGCCGGAATATTTGCGTAGCATGGCCGCCTTTGTGCGCGACGGCGGCTGGCTGGGGCTGGAAAAGTGCATCGGTCCGCAGCGTGAAATTTGCGTGGACGAGTCGTTGAATCTTGTCACCTGCTGGGGCATGGACAGAACAATTGGGTCACTGCGGGAAGCGGATTTGACCACTCTGTGGCGTTCGGCAGCCTTTGACAGCGCACGCAGGGAACTTGCCGGGTGCAGACGCTGCATGCTCTCCTGTCATTTTGAAAATTCGTTGCGCCTTCTTTCGCTGGAAGCGCAGGCCGCAGGGGAAGGCGCATGA
- a CDS encoding GDP-mannose 4,6-dehydratase, whose amino-acid sequence MTKRALITGISGQDGAYLAKSLLAKGYEVHGTSRDRETTNFWRLERLGVRGNVTIHSMSITELHSVLHVLKLVQPDEVYNLAGQSSVSLSFEQPLETMTSNVIGTLNLLESMRFFGSRGRLYNAASSESFGDVGGVPAVIGTPFAPRSPYAVAKATAFWEVANYREAYGLHACSGVLFNHESPLRSPRFVTRKIVAAACRIAAGSGETLHLGNIDVQRDWGWAEEYVEAMWRMMQQPEPRDYVIATGVQSSLRDFVREAFACVGLDWQDHVHTDPALFRPSDIASSVGDPRVAHEELGWKATMFMPDVVREMVRHEQAMLAGEEGAPGMPES is encoded by the coding sequence ATGACCAAGCGTGCGCTTATTACCGGCATCAGCGGACAGGACGGGGCCTATCTCGCAAAAAGTCTTCTGGCCAAGGGCTATGAGGTGCACGGCACTTCGCGCGACCGCGAGACAACCAATTTCTGGCGGCTGGAACGGCTGGGCGTGCGTGGGAACGTGACCATCCATTCCATGTCCATCACCGAACTGCACAGCGTGCTGCATGTGCTCAAGCTGGTGCAGCCGGATGAAGTCTACAATCTTGCGGGGCAAAGTTCCGTGAGTCTCTCCTTCGAACAGCCGCTGGAAACCATGACCAGCAATGTCATCGGCACGCTGAACCTGCTTGAGTCGATGCGTTTCTTCGGCAGCAGGGGACGGCTTTACAACGCCGCTTCCAGCGAGAGCTTTGGCGATGTGGGAGGTGTTCCCGCGGTCATCGGTACGCCTTTTGCCCCCCGCAGCCCTTATGCTGTGGCCAAGGCCACAGCCTTCTGGGAAGTGGCTAACTACCGCGAAGCGTACGGGCTCCATGCCTGTTCCGGCGTGTTGTTCAACCACGAATCGCCGCTGCGCAGCCCCCGCTTTGTGACCAGAAAGATCGTTGCGGCTGCCTGCCGCATCGCTGCGGGCAGCGGAGAAACCCTACATCTCGGCAATATTGATGTGCAGCGGGACTGGGGATGGGCGGAGGAATATGTGGAGGCCATGTGGCGCATGATGCAGCAGCCGGAGCCCCGCGATTATGTGATCGCCACGGGCGTGCAGTCCAGCCTGCGGGATTTCGTGCGTGAAGCCTTTGCCTGTGTGGGGTTGGACTGGCAGGACCATGTGCATACCGATCCCGCGTTGTTCCGTCCTTCCGATATTGCGAGCAGTGTCGGCGACCCGCGCGTGGCGCACGAGGAACTGGGGTGGAAGGCCACCATGTTCATGCCTGACGTGGTCAGGGAGATGGTGCGGCACGAGCAGGCGATGCTCGCAGGGGAAGAGGGAGCCCCCGGCATGCCTGAATCATAG
- a CDS encoding UDP-glucuronic acid decarboxylase family protein, which produces MTRKRILVTGGAGFLGSHLCERLLAAGHDVLCVDNFFTGNKPNIVHLLQDPYFEVLRHDVTFPLYVEVDEIYNLACPASPVHYQYDPVQTVKTSVHGAINMLGLAKRTGARIFQASTSEVYGDPTVHPQPESYWGNVNPIGPRACYDEGKRCAETLLFDYHRQYGLDIKVARIFNTYGPRMHPDDGRVVSNFIVQALQGKDLTVYGDGSQTRSFCYVDDMVEGFIRLMDDTPNGFTGPINLGNPREFTILELAEKIIDRTGSSSKVQFKPLPVNDPMQRKPDIALAQEKLEWEPAVQLDEGLDKTISYFENLLANKLP; this is translated from the coding sequence ATGACCAGAAAACGTATTCTCGTAACCGGCGGAGCGGGCTTTCTGGGTTCGCACCTTTGTGAACGACTGCTCGCGGCAGGTCACGACGTGCTGTGCGTGGACAATTTCTTCACCGGCAACAAGCCCAACATCGTCCATCTGTTGCAAGACCCGTATTTCGAGGTGCTGCGCCACGACGTGACCTTTCCGCTCTATGTGGAAGTGGACGAAATCTACAATCTCGCCTGTCCCGCCTCGCCGGTGCACTACCAGTACGACCCCGTGCAGACCGTCAAGACCTCGGTGCACGGCGCCATCAACATGCTGGGACTGGCAAAACGCACGGGCGCACGCATCTTTCAGGCCTCCACCTCCGAGGTATATGGCGACCCCACGGTGCATCCCCAGCCGGAATCCTACTGGGGCAACGTGAACCCCATCGGCCCCCGCGCCTGCTATGACGAAGGCAAACGCTGCGCCGAGACGCTGCTTTTCGACTATCACCGCCAGTACGGCCTTGATATCAAGGTAGCCCGCATCTTCAATACCTACGGGCCGCGCATGCATCCCGACGACGGGCGCGTTGTCTCGAATTTCATCGTGCAGGCGCTGCAAGGCAAGGATCTGACCGTCTACGGCGACGGCAGCCAGACCCGCTCGTTCTGCTATGTGGACGACATGGTGGAAGGCTTCATCCGCCTTATGGACGACACTCCGAACGGATTCACCGGACCGATCAATCTGGGCAACCCGCGCGAATTTACCATTCTTGAGCTGGCGGAGAAGATCATAGACAGAACCGGCAGCAGCTCGAAGGTACAATTCAAGCCCCTGCCGGTGAACGACCCCATGCAGCGCAAACCCGACATTGCGCTGGCACAGGAAAAGCTGGAATGGGAACCGGCCGTGCAACTGGATGAAGGGTTGGACAAAACGATTTCCTATTTCGAGAACCTGCTGGCCAACAAGCTGCCGTAA
- a CDS encoding winged helix-turn-helix transcriptional regulator has product MFFIGKEFIKPTKKLRMLAILQALSENSRLSQSRLGKFSHTSSAMVHQYLSDMQKTGQLVFQPVDKKSFMYSLTEKGSSDRRDMMEEYCTEMVQAYASIKRLIKRRLEPLTERGLKRVALFGAAETCELVLTALEGSGFEIAGILDNAPQKQGKTFRNHTILAPAALADLDVEAIVITSFAQQDDIFNQLVSMPSAADREIIRL; this is encoded by the coding sequence GTGTTCTTCATAGGGAAAGAATTCATAAAACCGACCAAGAAGCTGCGCATGCTGGCCATTCTGCAGGCGCTGTCCGAAAACAGCCGCCTGAGCCAGAGCCGCCTCGGCAAATTCAGCCACACCAGCAGCGCCATGGTGCATCAATATCTTTCCGATATGCAGAAAACCGGACAGCTGGTATTTCAACCGGTGGACAAGAAGAGCTTCATGTACAGCCTGACCGAGAAAGGTTCTTCTGACCGACGCGACATGATGGAAGAGTACTGCACTGAAATGGTGCAGGCCTATGCCTCCATCAAGAGACTCATAAAGAGAAGATTGGAACCACTTACGGAAAGAGGACTCAAGCGGGTTGCCCTTTTCGGGGCTGCGGAAACCTGCGAGCTGGTGCTCACCGCTCTTGAGGGCTCCGGTTTCGAGATTGCAGGCATTCTGGACAATGCGCCCCAGAAGCAGGGCAAGACGTTTCGCAATCACACCATCCTCGCCCCTGCCGCTCTCGCAGACCTTGATGTGGAAGCAATTGTCATCACGTCATTCGCCCAGCAGGACGACATTTTCAACCAGCTCGTGTCCATGCCGTCTGCAGCCGACAGGGAGATAATCAGACTATGA
- a CDS encoding glycosyltransferase gives MQLVIEGFIYQVQAKGGISRVFNETLPRMCERDRNLRVTILTDGTSMQPLPRHPFIAYQYGECDPLLRSSRSAIWHSTYFTPPREWAGPRVVSLYDMVPERFSNLFCDPWDDALRERRKNAILDADRVIAISENTRQDVLDILDIDPAKVCVVHLSYNPLFRRLAAEELTDVAGGNPFFLYVGDRNHYKNFDGLLRGFAQWKHNGEADLYVVGKPLSDKETQLVTALGLQDRVKAKGMVSDEELCRYYNAAAGFVYPSYGEGFGIPLLEAMACGCPVIASDIPSSREVAGDVPFFFDPAQAEELATVFPAVLDEGHASERTRRGLEAVTTFSWEKTAADTLAVYRDLLSDMGRYDCNAFPSGHYYSPVPDLEDIAARQETVFGPADITDVDLRTDTQLALWEEMLAYRDEFPFCEEAGRLRYGLSNGFFGYGDAWSLYGMLRKFRPSRLIEVGSGHSSAAILDINDLFLDGGLQMTFIDPYPERLDSLLRAGDEQNATVLRQPVQQVDLDVFRTLEAGDVLFVDSSHVSKVGSDLNHLLFNVLPVLSAGVIVHFHDIFYPFEYPRSWVMGGRFWNECYMLRAFLQNNGRYEIMLFNSYLAQMFTERVSRDVPAFTQRDPANPWVEGCSSLWLRKR, from the coding sequence ATGCAGCTTGTCATAGAAGGATTCATTTATCAGGTGCAGGCCAAGGGCGGCATCTCGCGGGTATTTAACGAAACCCTGCCGCGCATGTGCGAACGGGACAGGAACCTGCGGGTGACCATCCTCACGGATGGTACGAGCATGCAGCCGCTGCCCAGGCATCCGTTCATTGCCTACCAGTATGGCGAATGCGACCCGCTGCTTCGCAGCTCGCGCAGCGCCATCTGGCATAGTACCTATTTCACGCCTCCCCGCGAGTGGGCTGGCCCCAGAGTGGTTTCGTTGTACGACATGGTGCCCGAGCGGTTCAGCAACCTGTTCTGCGACCCGTGGGACGATGCCCTGCGCGAGCGTCGCAAAAACGCCATTCTCGATGCGGACAGGGTCATAGCCATTTCGGAAAACACGCGGCAGGACGTGCTGGATATTCTTGATATCGATCCGGCCAAGGTCTGTGTGGTGCACCTGAGCTACAATCCCCTGTTCCGCCGCCTTGCTGCGGAGGAACTGACGGACGTTGCGGGCGGAAACCCCTTCTTCCTGTATGTGGGCGACCGCAATCATTACAAGAATTTCGACGGCCTGCTCAGGGGCTTTGCGCAGTGGAAGCATAATGGGGAGGCTGACCTGTATGTGGTGGGCAAGCCGCTTTCCGACAAGGAGACGCAGCTTGTGACCGCGCTTGGGCTGCAGGACAGGGTGAAGGCGAAGGGTATGGTTTCGGACGAGGAACTGTGCCGTTATTACAACGCCGCAGCCGGTTTTGTGTACCCTTCCTACGGCGAAGGTTTCGGCATCCCGCTGCTGGAAGCCATGGCCTGCGGGTGCCCCGTCATTGCATCGGACATTCCTTCTTCCCGCGAGGTCGCGGGGGATGTGCCGTTCTTCTTCGATCCCGCGCAGGCAGAAGAGCTGGCCACGGTGTTTCCCGCCGTGCTGGATGAGGGGCACGCATCGGAAAGAACGCGCAGGGGGCTTGAGGCAGTTACCACCTTCTCATGGGAAAAGACCGCTGCGGACACGCTGGCCGTGTACCGAGATCTGCTCAGCGATATGGGCCGCTACGACTGCAACGCCTTTCCGTCCGGCCATTACTACAGCCCCGTTCCCGACCTTGAGGACATTGCCGCGCGGCAGGAAACTGTATTCGGCCCGGCGGACATCACCGACGTGGACCTGCGGACGGACACCCAGCTCGCCCTGTGGGAGGAGATGCTGGCATACCGAGACGAGTTTCCCTTCTGTGAAGAGGCGGGCAGGCTGCGCTACGGACTTTCCAACGGCTTTTTCGGCTACGGGGATGCATGGTCGCTCTATGGCATGCTCCGCAAGTTCCGTCCCTCACGGCTGATCGAGGTGGGCTCGGGCCATTCTTCTGCCGCCATTCTGGACATCAACGACCTGTTTCTGGACGGCGGTCTGCAGATGACGTTCATCGACCCGTATCCCGAGCGACTGGATTCCTTGCTTCGCGCAGGGGACGAACAGAACGCGACCGTGCTGCGCCAGCCCGTGCAGCAGGTGGATCTGGACGTGTTCCGCACGCTGGAGGCGGGTGATGTGCTGTTCGTGGATTCCAGCCATGTCAGCAAGGTGGGCAGCGATCTGAACCACCTGCTGTTCAATGTCCTGCCCGTGTTGTCCGCCGGGGTGATCGTGCATTTTCACGACATTTTCTACCCCTTCGAGTACCCCCGTTCATGGGTCATGGGGGGACGGTTCTGGAACGAATGCTACATGCTCAGGGCCTTCCTGCAAAACAACGGGCGATATGAAATCATGTTGTTCAACAGCTACCTCGCACAGATGTTCACGGAACGGGTTTCGCGCGATGTGCCTGCCTTCACACAGCGGGACCCGGCCAATCCGTGGGTTGAGGGATGCAGCAGTCTCTGGTTGAGAAAACGATGA
- a CDS encoding glycosyltransferase: MRIVHFAVTPLAGAPLRIVQAINAHTEHSARLVDLCRYGTEDFGQDVVFSETPELVMELVEQADIIHFHNYLDLDNTQFAPIDFRKLQRKGKLFIRHFHSHPELVASRMGITAQELLAQDIPALVIAQFQERFYPKAYIVPNFIPEDDPLYMPAPTPVRHDVFFSPTNFKGAWDCRWNTKAAPQTQNAIMAACKQAGASWVLVHKTPLYRTLALKQASRIVVDDLTTGSYHLTGLEALSQGKPVLAYLDERTSSIMQHFSGTAENPFINIKLEDALPVLNYLLSSPDEAAEIGAASREFMQTRWRSGEMVQRISEAYAMLAHDPTSLTRQPELALGCSTRRFFALTLPDIIHTSRKARDKAQIRPQTQPLHLMDETNDGMGESNSPDKQVA; encoded by the coding sequence ATGCGCATAGTCCACTTTGCCGTCACGCCGCTCGCAGGGGCTCCCCTGCGGATCGTACAGGCGATCAACGCCCATACGGAGCATTCTGCCCGGCTGGTGGACCTGTGCCGCTACGGCACCGAAGACTTCGGTCAGGACGTCGTCTTCAGCGAAACGCCCGAACTGGTCATGGAGCTTGTGGAACAGGCGGACATCATCCACTTCCACAACTATCTTGATCTGGACAACACCCAGTTCGCCCCCATTGATTTCAGGAAATTGCAGCGCAAGGGCAAGCTCTTCATCCGGCATTTCCACAGCCATCCGGAACTGGTGGCCTCCCGCATGGGCATTACCGCGCAGGAACTGCTTGCGCAGGACATTCCCGCCCTTGTCATCGCCCAGTTTCAGGAACGCTTCTACCCCAAGGCCTACATCGTTCCTAACTTCATTCCGGAAGACGATCCTCTCTACATGCCTGCGCCGACTCCGGTCCGGCATGATGTCTTCTTCAGCCCCACCAACTTCAAAGGGGCATGGGACTGCCGTTGGAACACCAAGGCCGCCCCGCAGACCCAAAACGCCATCATGGCGGCCTGCAAGCAAGCCGGAGCATCGTGGGTGCTAGTGCACAAAACCCCGCTGTACCGCACGCTTGCCCTGAAGCAGGCATCGCGCATCGTGGTGGACGACCTGACCACCGGCAGCTACCACCTGACGGGACTGGAAGCCCTGAGCCAGGGCAAGCCGGTACTCGCCTATCTGGACGAACGCACCAGCAGCATCATGCAGCATTTTTCCGGCACCGCTGAGAACCCGTTCATCAACATCAAGCTGGAAGACGCACTGCCCGTGCTGAACTACCTGCTTTCCTCCCCTGACGAGGCCGCAGAGATCGGCGCAGCTTCCCGCGAATTCATGCAGACCCGCTGGCGTTCCGGCGAGATGGTGCAGCGCATCAGCGAGGCGTACGCCATGCTGGCACATGACCCGACGTCACTCACCCGCCAGCCGGAACTTGCCCTTGGGTGCAGCACTCGCAGGTTCTTTGCGCTGACCCTGCCCGACATCATACACACCAGCCGCAAGGCACGTGACAAGGCCCAGATCCGTCCCCAGACCCAGCCCCTGCATCTCATGGATGAAACGAATGATGGCATGGGCGAATCCAACTCTCCGGACAAGCAGGTAGCCTGA
- a CDS encoding glycosyltransferase gives MSNRPLTVSVITPCLNGARYLEKSLRSVLGQQGNFRIQSVLRDAGSTDGTLGILERLRREVAEGTLGGGCLSIELDWVSEPDKGQSDALNKTLDRISGDVVVWLNADDWFAPGAFASAVERFMAGVAEGGTSPDVVLGNCLQMTSDDAPLAGAPQRSFVNAAEKVSPFTGGVEWLLVTPEVFFRRSAMADFRFDLALDYFMDVDLWHHLIHSGCRWEKLEETLAFFRWHDDCKTLRAWRGFLPRLLVENQILFSRYRERMHAEEAEKGFAKLMLHFVRNWDKAGTLARNHAAVQEQAVASQALHPDDRDAFLARYAAVYGQYIASRGE, from the coding sequence ATGAGCAACCGTCCGTTGACTGTTTCCGTCATCACGCCCTGCCTCAATGGCGCACGGTATCTGGAGAAATCGCTGCGCAGCGTCCTCGGGCAGCAGGGGAATTTCCGTATCCAGTCCGTGCTCAGGGATGCGGGTTCCACGGACGGCACGCTGGGCATTCTGGAACGCCTACGGCGGGAAGTGGCGGAAGGAACTCTGGGCGGCGGTTGTCTCAGTATTGAATTGGACTGGGTCAGCGAACCGGACAAGGGCCAGTCAGACGCCCTGAACAAGACGTTGGACCGCATTTCGGGCGATGTTGTGGTCTGGTTGAATGCGGACGACTGGTTTGCGCCGGGCGCGTTTGCCAGTGCGGTGGAACGTTTTATGGCGGGCGTAGCAGAGGGCGGCACTTCTCCTGATGTCGTGCTCGGCAACTGCCTGCAGATGACATCGGACGATGCCCCGCTGGCCGGTGCCCCGCAACGTTCATTCGTCAATGCGGCGGAAAAGGTCTCGCCGTTTACGGGCGGGGTGGAATGGCTGCTGGTCACACCGGAAGTGTTCTTCCGGCGCAGCGCCATGGCGGATTTCCGGTTCGACCTTGCTCTTGATTATTTCATGGACGTGGACCTGTGGCATCATCTGATTCATTCCGGGTGCCGTTGGGAAAAGCTGGAAGAGACGCTGGCCTTCTTCCGCTGGCATGACGACTGCAAAACCCTGCGGGCGTGGCGTGGGTTCCTCCCCCGGCTGCTGGTGGAAAACCAGATTCTGTTCAGCCGGTACAGGGAGCGCATGCATGCGGAGGAAGCGGAAAAAGGTTTTGCCAAGCTCATGCTGCATTTCGTGCGTAACTGGGACAAGGCCGGAACCCTCGCGCGGAATCACGCCGCCGTGCAGGAACAGGCCGTGGCCAGTCAGGCGCTGCACCCGGATGACAGGGACGCGTTTCTGGCACGTTATGCCGCTGTCTACGGACAATACATCGCTTCGCGCGGGGAGTAG
- a CDS encoding glycosyltransferase family 4 protein: MASGKPSLLFISQNLPKRFASSGVTRLYFFVKMLCRDFDVVVATYFMPIFDKPEDVAALEALGARVEAVHFNYPHEGSDRFSPKLPDRVRVLLGEERFDIIHLERFWMHICLEGMWDTLGIPVVLDEMDVEYKREERRFSVQGADAAARETWERERRQELETCRRADAVIAVTEADRETLLTELPELDITVIPTGQDVAWLNAPLDNVLEDRPYGVVFCGDYRHNPNVDAALYLAQDVWPLVKGRIPEATLTLLGGSPPPELQALAGDGIEVPGWVDDLRPCYRREKVALAPIRFGSGIKAKIIEAAACGLPVVTTSIGAEGLTLEHGTDYFVEDTPEALAARTCTLLTDAGLRSAMSANGRNSVRTYDWEALYPVFRDIYLPLVAKNLQERRRS; this comes from the coding sequence ATGGCATCAGGCAAACCGTCCCTTCTGTTCATTTCACAGAACCTGCCCAAGCGGTTCGCTTCAAGTGGCGTTACCCGTCTGTATTTCTTTGTCAAAATGCTATGCAGGGATTTTGACGTGGTCGTAGCCACCTATTTCATGCCCATCTTCGACAAGCCGGAAGACGTTGCCGCGCTTGAAGCGCTGGGGGCACGGGTGGAAGCCGTTCATTTCAATTACCCGCACGAGGGCTCCGACAGGTTTTCCCCCAAGCTGCCCGACAGGGTTCGTGTGCTGCTGGGCGAGGAACGTTTCGACATCATCCACCTTGAACGGTTCTGGATGCACATCTGTCTTGAGGGTATGTGGGATACGCTGGGCATTCCCGTGGTGCTCGACGAAATGGACGTGGAGTACAAGCGCGAGGAACGGCGCTTTTCCGTGCAGGGTGCGGATGCCGCAGCACGTGAAACTTGGGAGCGCGAGCGGCGTCAGGAACTTGAGACCTGTCGCAGGGCGGATGCCGTCATCGCGGTGACCGAGGCGGACAGGGAAACTCTTCTCACCGAACTGCCGGAATTGGATATCACGGTCATTCCCACGGGGCAGGATGTGGCATGGCTCAACGCACCGCTGGACAATGTGCTGGAAGACCGGCCGTATGGCGTGGTATTCTGCGGAGACTACCGCCACAACCCCAATGTGGACGCCGCCCTGTATCTGGCGCAGGATGTCTGGCCCCTCGTGAAAGGCCGGATTCCGGAAGCCACGCTGACCCTGCTGGGCGGCAGCCCGCCGCCGGAATTGCAGGCGCTGGCCGGTGACGGGATAGAGGTTCCCGGATGGGTGGACGATCTGCGACCCTGCTACCGGCGGGAAAAGGTGGCGCTTGCGCCCATCCGTTTCGGTTCGGGCATCAAGGCCAAGATCATTGAGGCGGCAGCCTGCGGCTTGCCCGTGGTGACGACCTCCATCGGCGCGGAAGGTCTGACCCTTGAACACGGCACCGATTATTTCGTGGAGGATACTCCCGAGGCGCTGGCGGCAAGGACCTGCACCCTGCTTACGGATGCGGGATTACGCAGCGCCATGTCGGCCAACGGCCGGAACAGTGTGCGGACCTACGACTGGGAGGCGTTGTATCCCGTGTTCCGGGACATCTATCTGCCTCTGGTGGCGAAGAACCTGCAGGAACGGAGGCGGTCATGA